One stretch of Microplitis mediator isolate UGA2020A chromosome 9, iyMicMedi2.1, whole genome shotgun sequence DNA includes these proteins:
- the LOC130674673 gene encoding uncharacterized protein LOC130674673 isoform X2 has translation MGRDSRKVSRELRSSEKINKSRSVKRKNVFNPKTAERDESIQSTSSKKLKQNTEDDVPEDSSTEFRIINFIQVFTAISALIKCKKCDGNVVFQTASTRGLGFKIVVACNNCGNEYIPSCSFVGHSYEINRRFIFVMRILGIGYEGLCKFCGLMDMPSFLDKSTHTILLKQILNCSKAVAETFMTKAVNEEKQAMPTTENEDINHLTVSGDGTWQKRGYTSSFGVSSIIGYFTGKILDINIKSAYCKLCEYWKKKTNTVEFEEWYQSHEDVCSANHQGSSGKMEVDAMVEMFSYSETKYGVKYANYIGDGDSKTYSGIIKSDPYENTTVNKKECIGHVQKRMGSRLRTLKSKQKGLGGRGKLTGKLIDKLTVYYGLAIRRHCDSIENMKSAIMATFYHYGSSDEKPNHDMCPKGEESWCSYQRAEARGELDTFSHDYSPLPSDVLKAIKPIYEDLSNENLLSRCVGGFNQNNNESFNQLVWKICPKTS, from the exons atgggacgtgattctagaaaggtttcaagagaacttcggagttctgaaaaaattaataagtcgcgttcagtcaaaagaaagaatgtttttaatccgaaaacagccgaacgtgatgaaagtattcagagtacatcttctaaaaaattaaaacaaaacactgaagatgatgtacctgaagacagcagtactgaatttcgaataataaattttattcaggtattcactgcaatttctgctcttataaaatgtaaaaaatgtgatggaaatgtagtgtttcaaacagcaagtacacgtgggctgggattcaaaattgtagttgcatgtaataactgtggaaatgaatatattccttcctgttctttcgttgggcattcttatgaaataaacagacgtttcatttttgtaatgagaatactaggaataggatacgaaggattgtgcaagttttgcggcctgatggacatgccgtcttttttagataaatctacgcatacaattttactgaaacagattttgaattgtagtaaagccgtcgcagaaaccttcatgacgaaagctgtgaatgaagaaaagcaagcaatgccaacaactgaaaatgaagatataaatcatctaactgtatcgggagatggaacctggcaaaaacggggatatacatcgtcatttggagtttcttctataattggctattttactggaaagattcttgacataaacattaaaagtgcatattgtaagctatgtgagtattggaaaaaaaaaacaaatactgttgagttcgaggaatggtatcaatcgcatgaagatgtgtgttctgctaatcatcaagggtcttctgggaaaatggaggtggatgcgatggtcgaaatgttttcgtattctgaaactaaatatggagttaagtatgccaactatattggtgatggtgactccaagacctattcaggaattataaaatcagatccttacgaaaatacaactgtaaataaaaaggaatgtatagggcatgtccaaaagcggatggggagtcgattacgtacgctgaagagtaaacaaaaaggtcttggtggtcgaggtaagctcacaggaaaattaatagacaaactaactgtgtactatggtttagcaatacgccggcattgtgattctattgaaaatatgaaatctgctataatggcaaccttttatcactacggctcgagtgatgaaaaaccgaatcatgatatgtgtccaaaaggcgaagaatcttggtgctcttaccagcgcgctgaagcaagaggagagcttgataccttttctcacgattattctcctttaccttctgatgttttaaaagctatcaagcctatatacgaagatcttagtaatgaaaatttactttcaagatgtgtaggtggattcaatcagaataataatgaaagctttaaccaactagtatggaaaatatgcccaaaaacg tcttga
- the LOC130674673 gene encoding uncharacterized protein LOC130674673 isoform X1, translating to MGRDSRKVSRELRSSEKINKSRSVKRKNVFNPKTAERDESIQSTSSKKLKQNTEDDVPEDSSTEFRIINFIQVFTAISALIKCKKCDGNVVFQTASTRGLGFKIVVACNNCGNEYIPSCSFVGHSYEINRRFIFVMRILGIGYEGLCKFCGLMDMPSFLDKSTHTILLKQILNCSKAVAETFMTKAVNEEKQAMPTTENEDINHLTVSGDGTWQKRGYTSSFGVSSIIGYFTGKILDINIKSAYCKLCEYWKKKTNTVEFEEWYQSHEDVCSANHQGSSGKMEVDAMVEMFSYSETKYGVKYANYIGDGDSKTYSGIIKSDPYENTTVNKKECIGHVQKRMGSRLRTLKSKQKGLGGRGKLTGKLIDKLTVYYGLAIRRHCDSIENMKSAIMATFYHYGSSDEKPNHDMCPKGEESWCSYQRAEARGELDTFSHDYSPLPSDVLKAIKPIYEDLSNENLLSRCVGGFNQNNNESFNQLVWKICPKTDLIVGLILIGMQKEWMLHVSK from the exons atgggacgtgattctagaaaggtttcaagagaacttcggagttctgaaaaaattaataagtcgcgttcagtcaaaagaaagaatgtttttaatccgaaaacagccgaacgtgatgaaagtattcagagtacatcttctaaaaaattaaaacaaaacactgaagatgatgtacctgaagacagcagtactgaatttcgaataataaattttattcaggtattcactgcaatttctgctcttataaaatgtaaaaaatgtgatggaaatgtagtgtttcaaacagcaagtacacgtgggctgggattcaaaattgtagttgcatgtaataactgtggaaatgaatatattccttcctgttctttcgttgggcattcttatgaaataaacagacgtttcatttttgtaatgagaatactaggaataggatacgaaggattgtgcaagttttgcggcctgatggacatgccgtcttttttagataaatctacgcatacaattttactgaaacagattttgaattgtagtaaagccgtcgcagaaaccttcatgacgaaagctgtgaatgaagaaaagcaagcaatgccaacaactgaaaatgaagatataaatcatctaactgtatcgggagatggaacctggcaaaaacggggatatacatcgtcatttggagtttcttctataattggctattttactggaaagattcttgacataaacattaaaagtgcatattgtaagctatgtgagtattggaaaaaaaaaacaaatactgttgagttcgaggaatggtatcaatcgcatgaagatgtgtgttctgctaatcatcaagggtcttctgggaaaatggaggtggatgcgatggtcgaaatgttttcgtattctgaaactaaatatggagttaagtatgccaactatattggtgatggtgactccaagacctattcaggaattataaaatcagatccttacgaaaatacaactgtaaataaaaaggaatgtatagggcatgtccaaaagcggatggggagtcgattacgtacgctgaagagtaaacaaaaaggtcttggtggtcgaggtaagctcacaggaaaattaatagacaaactaactgtgtactatggtttagcaatacgccggcattgtgattctattgaaaatatgaaatctgctataatggcaaccttttatcactacggctcgagtgatgaaaaaccgaatcatgatatgtgtccaaaaggcgaagaatcttggtgctcttaccagcgcgctgaagcaagaggagagcttgataccttttctcacgattattctcctttaccttctgatgttttaaaagctatcaagcctatatacgaagatcttagtaatgaaaatttactttcaagatgtgtaggtggattcaatcagaataataatgaaagctttaaccaactagtatggaaaatatgcccaaaaacg gacttaattgtgggcctaattctcatcggtatgcagaaagaatggatgctgcacgtatcaaagtag